The genomic interval AGCCAGCAAAGCGATGGCAGAACTGCATCAACAAACCGAGTGGGAACACTTGATGGGGGTGATTTCCCAACGCATTCGGCAATCTCTCAATTTAGAAGACATCCTCAACACCACGGTCGTTGAGGTACGGCAGTTTCTTCAAACAGATCGAGTGAGCATTTATCGCTTTGAGCCAGACTGGAGCGGTACGATCGCGGTGGAATCGGTTGGATCTGAGTGGCCTTCGCTGCTAGGCAAACAAACGAGAGATCCCTGCTTCGCCCTCACCTATATTGCTCAGTACAAACAGGGCCATGTGCGAGCGGTTGAAGATATCTACAGCGCTGGAATGGCTGCTTGTCATGTGGATGTCTTGGCTCAATTTGATGTTCGCGCTAATTTAGTCGTACCAATCTTGCAAGGAGAGCAGTTGTGGGGGCTACTCTTGGCCCATCATTGTTCTGGCCCTCGGCGCTGGCAACCCTCTGAAATCAAGCTGGTGGAGCGGCTTACAACCCAAGTGGCGATCGCAATTCAACAATCGGAACTGTATCAACAGGTGCAGCACCTCAATGCGGACTTAGAATGCCAGGTTCAGGAACGCACAACTCAGTTGCAGCGATCGCTAGAGTATGAAGCCATGCTGAAACGGATTACCGATAAAGTCCGCGACAGCCTGGATGAAAGCCAAATCCTCGAAACTGCAACGGCAGAACTGGTGAATGTGTTGGGGGTTTCTTGCTGTGGCACCAGCCTCTACGAAGCGGAGCAGCCCTGCGCCAAGATTCGCCATGAGTACATGACCCCTAATACCGTGGGTTGCAGCTTAGTCCCAAAAGCCGTTGAGTTCCCAGAGATTTATCAACAAATTCAGCAAGAACAGTACTCACAATTTTGCGAATTGAACCCAGAATCCGGTCGCGATCGCTTGGCGATGTTGGCTTGTCCAATCTTTGATGACCAAGGTGTGATTGGTGACTTGTGGTTATTTAAGCAAAAGTATGCCGTTTTTAATGAGTTAGAAATTCGCTTGGTGCTGCAAGTGACGAACCAATGTGCGATCGCCATTCGCCAAGCTCGGTTGTATCAAGAGGCCCAAGCCCAAGTAGAAGCCCTGGAAAAGCTAAATCGCCTCAAAGATGAATTTCTCAGCACAGTTTCTCATGAGTTGCGGACTCCAATGGCCAGCATGAAAATGGCAACTCACATGCTGGAATTATCCCTTGAGAAAGAGCGCACTAAACATGTCTGTGAAACCCAACCTGAAACCAGCAAAACTACTCGCTATCTAAAAATTCTGAAAGACGAATGTGAGCGAGAAATCAGCTTAATTGATGACTTACTAGATCTGCAAAGACTGGACGCAGGCAATCAATCCCTAGAGTTAGGGGTCATTAATTTGAGACATTGGCTACCTGTAATCATTGAACCCTTTAAAGAACAGGCCCACAACTTACAGCAGACGCTACAACTTCAACTTCCTGATGAGTTGCCTTTCCTAATATCCGATGCCTCGCATTTAGAGCGGGTGCTAGCCGAGTTATTAAGTAATGCTTGTAAGTACACTCCTGCTCACGAATCTATCACTGTTACAGCTAATGCTAAATCTGAAGTCTTGCAGTTGAGTGTCACTAATTCCGGTGTAGAAATTTCCCCTAACGAG from Trichocoleus desertorum ATA4-8-CV12 carries:
- a CDS encoding GAF domain-containing protein encodes the protein MSPVSPDAPLILVVDDNKSARSLLRETMEAEGYRVAEARDGEQCLTIYARLQPDIVLLDAVMPVMDGFTCCRQLKALPGGDRTPLLMITGLDDQASVDQAFAAGATDYITKPIHWAVLRQRVRRLLQASKAMAELHQQTEWEHLMGVISQRIRQSLNLEDILNTTVVEVRQFLQTDRVSIYRFEPDWSGTIAVESVGSEWPSLLGKQTRDPCFALTYIAQYKQGHVRAVEDIYSAGMAACHVDVLAQFDVRANLVVPILQGEQLWGLLLAHHCSGPRRWQPSEIKLVERLTTQVAIAIQQSELYQQVQHLNADLECQVQERTTQLQRSLEYEAMLKRITDKVRDSLDESQILETATAELVNVLGVSCCGTSLYEAEQPCAKIRHEYMTPNTVGCSLVPKAVEFPEIYQQIQQEQYSQFCELNPESGRDRLAMLACPIFDDQGVIGDLWLFKQKYAVFNELEIRLVLQVTNQCAIAIRQARLYQEAQAQVEALEKLNRLKDEFLSTVSHELRTPMASMKMATHMLELSLEKERTKHVCETQPETSKTTRYLKILKDECEREISLIDDLLDLQRLDAGNQSLELGVINLRHWLPVIIEPFKEQAHNLQQTLQLQLPDELPFLISDASHLERVLAELLSNACKYTPAHESITVTANAKSEVLQLSVTNSGVEISPNEQTRIFEKFYRIPSSDPWKQPGTGLGLALVRKLVTYLGGSIHVQSAKNLTSFIIELALNSSQAELKK